In Actinomycetes bacterium, the DNA window CTCGATCGCAGCTCTCGCGGTTTCTCGCATCCGTTGGACCGCGTGAAAGACCTCGGCAGCGAAGCGACGTTGCCCTCGCTCGCGCAACCACCGACTCAGCGGGACCATGTGCTGATTAGCGTCAGCGGGCAACGGCAGCGCAGCCACACCACCATCCCAGACCGCTTCGAAGGCCGGCACCGCGTCGGGGCCGAACGGGCGCTCGATATCGACAAGTTCGTGACCTAGTTCAAGCAACAGTTGGGAGGTGTTCTCGTAGGCGGCTATACATTCCGGGTCGAGTTCGGTGTCTGCGATCACCGGCTCGCGGTAGCGGCCAATCCGCAGTCGAGTCGGGTGGCGCTGGCTAGCGGCCAAGAAATGACCGGGTGTCAGTGGTGGATGCATGAACGGATCGCCAGCCGACCCACCGGCCAAGACATCCAGAAACGCTGCTGCGTCCGCGACCGTCCGGGCCAACGGGCCGACAACCGCCAACTCGCCCAACTGATCGACCAGCGGAGCCATTCCCACGCGGCCGCGGCTCGGTTTGATCCCCACCAGCCCAGTCACGCTGGCGGGAATCCTGATGGAGCCACCACCATCAGAGCCTTGCGCGATCGACGCCAATCCGGTCGCTACCGCAGCCGCTGCTCCGCCACTGGAACCGCCTGCCGATCGGGACAAATCCCAGGGGGTACGTGCCGGTGGTGCGACCCGGTTCTCGGTGTAGCAGGGCAAACCAAATTCCGGGGTATTGGTCTTCCCGGTGATGATCAGGCCGGCAGCTCGCATCCGGCTGACAAACTCCGCATCCGTTGGCGCCACGAAGTCGGCAAACAGTGTTGAACCAAACGTGCAACGCACTCCGGCCATCAGATCCAAGTCTTTGACTGGAGCGATGACGCCTAGCAATGGACTGTCCGGTTCCTCACCTCGTTGCAGCAATCCATCCACTCGGCGAGCTTGCTCGATAGCGTCGTCGGCGATGACGGTGATGAACGCTCCCACCTTGTCGTTGAGTTCTTCCGTCCGTCGCAGGTACTGCTCAGTAAGTTCCACCGCCGTGAACTCACCGGCTCGGAGGGCAGCACCTTGCTCCAGCGCCGTCAACTGGTGCAGGCTCACAGCACTTCGCCTACTTCTTCTTGCCTCGCTGCGCGGCCGCGCGGCGGGCTTTGCTGCGTTGCCGGAAGTACAGCAGTGAACCACCCAAGACAGCGCCCAACACCATGGCCAATCCGAGGGCCAAGAACAGTGGGATGCTCATTTTCGTGAACACAAGATTGACCGTGACCGACTCGCCGTTGAGCAGGAGCAACAGCAGCGCGAAAACTGCGAGCACTCCCCACACACCGATTCGCAAGTAACGACGCCAATCTGCAGGTGGGGCGCCACCGTTGAACTCGCTTTTACCGCCCTGTTCCTGGCCTGGAGTAGGTTGTTTCGCGTCCGCCATGATCACAGCCTAGGGACTTCGGCGTCCGTTTGCGTACGGCAACACTCACTCCCCGGCCGCGCCCACGATCTCGTTCTGGTCGCTAGGGTCAACATCGTGGACCCTAGCTACCCCAGCGCACCTCGACTCAATCTCACCGACGATTACCACGGAGCTGCTGTTCCCGACCCCTACCGCTGGTTGGAAAACTCCGATCAGCACCCGGCCGACAAGGCGGAGCAGTGGCAGCAGTGGCGCAACGACTGGGACGACGCTCAGCATCAGCTTTTCGCCGAAGAAAGCGCCCAGTGGTCCACTCGTGATCACTTCCAGCACCGCCTACAGCGGTTGCTCGCCGGCGGTTACAACGGACTGCCAATGTGGCGAGGCGACCGGTGTTTCTTCACCCGGCGCGACCCTGACGCACAGTTTCCGGTTCTGCTGACTCGAGACCCCGACGGTAGCGAGCGAACTTTGATCGATCCGATCGAACTCGATCCCAGTGGGCTCACCACCTTGGACGGCTACCAGCCCACGTGGGAGGGCGACAAACTCGCCTATCTCACCAGTCACGGTGGTACCGAGGAATCAGTGCTGCGAGTGATGGACGTGGCTACTGGTGAAGACATCGACGGCCCCATCGACCGCACCCGGTTCTGTTCCATCGCGTGGCTACCTGGTGGTGAAGCCTTCTACTACGTTCGGCGGGAGGACCCAGACCTG includes these proteins:
- a CDS encoding amidase, which encodes MEQGAALRAGEFTAVELTEQYLRRTEELNDKVGAFITVIADDAIEQARRVDGLLQRGEEPDSPLLGVIAPVKDLDLMAGVRCTFGSTLFADFVAPTDAEFVSRMRAAGLIITGKTNTPEFGLPCYTENRVAPPARTPWDLSRSAGGSSGGAAAAVATGLASIAQGSDGGGSIRIPASVTGLVGIKPSRGRVGMAPLVDQLGELAVVGPLARTVADAAAFLDVLAGGSAGDPFMHPPLTPGHFLAASQRHPTRLRIGRYREPVIADTELDPECIAAYENTSQLLLELGHELVDIERPFGPDAVPAFEAVWDGGVAALPLPADANQHMVPLSRWLRERGQRRFAAEVFHAVQRMRETARAAIEATEPWDAVLTPTLAHVPAPVGGLRDDSDPAADFQAQKEFTPFTAPYNVTGQPAISLPQWWSPAGLPIGVQLVGRPGDESTIISLAAQLEEAAPRPPTHDLWD
- a CDS encoding LapA family protein, encoding MADAKQPTPGQEQGGKSEFNGGAPPADWRRYLRIGVWGVLAVFALLLLLLNGESVTVNLVFTKMSIPLFLALGLAMVLGAVLGGSLLYFRQRSKARRAAAQRGKKK